The following is a genomic window from Paenibacillus sp. FSL R5-0766.
CTTGTGATTTTGCGTCCCGTTGGTGTCTGGGCATGACCCTGAGTAATCAGGAGCATCTGCTCCATCTGCAACTGGCCTGTTATCTAAAGCAGACATATCGTTCATCGTGATATTTAAATCAACTTACGCGAAATCACGCCTCAAACTTGTCACCCACATAATGAAAAGAGTGAATATGCGTTTTGGTGAGTTCAATTACGTTTTTGATAAATGCCTCGCGTGATTCACGATATCCGCTTAATATCCAATTGTTTAATAGTCCAAAAAAACCGTAGGCGGTATAGTACTTGAAATAATCCATATTAACTGGGGAGTTGTTGATCGTCTCAAAGACAAATTGCTCCTGATAGATTTTGAGTATGGTTTGTGGAAAGCCTGTGTGTAGACCGGGTAACGTATCATCGTATTGAATCAGTTCGAAGAAGTCACGGTGCTCGTAGATATAATCCACGATTTGAAAAGATTCGGCATCCAGCTTGTTTGTTGAGACCTTTTGACCATGCCAATAGGGTTTGCCTACTGCGCCCCTCAATCCTTCGAGTGTCATAGTCAACAACTCTTCGGCGAAAATATATTTATCCTGGTAGTGTAAATAAAACGTGCTGCGATTATAACCCGCCTGATCAACGATGTCTTTGACAGAAACACCATGGAATCCTTTTTCTTAATGAGCTGAATCAGAGCGGTTTTTAGGTGCTCCTTGGTTCGATTACGATGTTGAGATGTCACAGTAAGTTCATTATTCATTCAAAAAAACTCCTATAAATATAGACATAGTTTTATAAAGTGTCTACGAGGTAGACACTTGGTCACATCTTAATGATTGGATTGTTACAATTTTAAGCATAGAATTAGTTTTGTAAACATCATATAGCACTATTTATATAGGCGCTATTCAAAATATTATACTGGGGGATTTATTCATGGGCAAACTTCAAGATAAAGTTGCAGTCATCACAGGAGGAGCATCCGGGATTGGTGCAGCAACAGCTCGCTTATTCGTTTCCGAAGGAGCTAAAGTGGTCTTGGTGGATCTGAATGAAGAAAAAGGCAAGGCGTTTGAGCAGGAACTGAAAGCGCTTAAAGCAGAGGCTCTCTTTATTAAAGCAAACATAACAAGTGAAGAAGAGGTTTCTGAGATTTTCAAACAAACCGTAGAAGCATTTGGTCAAGTCGATATCGTATTCAACAATGCGGGAATCGGACGTGTTCATCCGACGCATGAGCTTGATTATGCCGAATGGCGCAATACGGTCAATGTTGATCTGGACGGCGTTTTCTTGGTTGCACGTGAATCGATTCGCGAAATGCTCAAAATTGGTGGAGGTACAATCGTTAACACGGCGTCCATGTACGGATGGGTTGGTTCGCCTGGTTCAGCAGCCTATAATGCAGCTAAAGGCGGCGTTGTGAACCTGACTCGTTCGCTCGCGCTGGAGTATGCTGAGCAGAATATTCGGGTGAACTCCCTTTGCCCTGGCTTCATCGATACACCGATTATTCCGGAAGAGAGCAAACAAGCACTTTCTGCGGCAACACCAATGAAACGTCTGGGTCAAGCAGAAGAGATGGCCAAAGCCGTTCTGTTCCTAGCTAGTGACGATTCTTCATATATGACAGGAAATAGCCTGATCATAGATGGAGGATACACCGCTCAATAAGTACAGCAATTATCGAAGCACACAATGAACATAGTTCCATTAAAAGTCGCTATTTCAGCGGCTTTTTTTATTGTATTGGTATAAGAGCTGTTCCCAAGCCAAGGACAACTGGCAAACAGCGAGTTTAGCTACTCATAATAGATGGCCTCATAAGGAAACTCTAACTTATTCAAGCGGTATTCTTTGGGCGACATGGACATATATTGACGGAAAACTTTGCCGAAATAGCTGGGACTCTCAAAACCGCATTGTTGACCAATTTGGGAAATCGGAAGTTCCGTTGTACGGAGTAGTCGGATTGCAACCTCAATGCGTCTGTCTTTGAGATAGGCTAGCGGTGATGTTTTCTCGGATTTCTGAAACAATCTGCACAAGTAGTGTTTATTGATATCACAATGGCTGGCTAGAAGATCCAACGTTAATGGAGATGCATAATTCTCTCGGATGAACTTTTTGCATTTCTCAATCGTTGTTATGGATAGGGCACCGATATCCTTCTCCGCATCCCGACTCGTCTGTACCAGGATAAGCAACCACCGATAGACTTGCATGGACAAGCGATACTTGTCCGTAACCTTCTCTTGATGAATCAAATGGATAATTTGCCATAACTCTTGAATCAAGGGAGAGTCCGCGTTTCGTCGAATGACATGTCCCTCATTATCATGCATCATATCCCAAATTCGGTTAGCTTCATCCCCGCGAATGTTGATCCATATAAATTCCCATGGCTCGTTGTTTTCTTGTTTATAGTAATAGCAATGTTCTCCAGAGATTTTAACAAGTAGGGCATGTCCCTTTGGTAAAGGAATCGTTTGATTTTCAATATCCAGATAACCCTGACCATTAAGTGTGTATTGAAAAACGACGTGTCCCGGGTCCGGTCTATCATCACTTGGACAACGATATTCCTCGCTAGAAACGATCTGCCATCCAATAGAGTCCAGTGTCATGATTGATGTATCGTCATTACGAAAAGCATAAGAGACCGTATGAACCATCGTTTCATCTCCTTCCTAAAAAAGTCAATTATCTTATATAATACGTCACATTTTTTAGATTGTCTGTCTTTTTTTAGACCTGTAAGATAAATGTAAGCGGTAACATATAAAGGAGGTGGCTATAAATTGTGTTCAAATGACAACAATCTGGGCAGGGTCGAACTGATGATTCTAAAAATGAATTTTTAGATAAGGGGGAGTTAATCGAATGATCCGAAGAACTGTTTCCATCCAGAAATCGATGTTTGTCTCTTTTTTAGCACTCCTTATGGTTATTTCACTGGCTGTTCCTCCGGCGCCGATACGTGCAGAGTCATCAAGCAGCCTGCCGGGTCGCCAAGGAGAGTATCTTAACCGGGGTTTGGTTGCGGTTCTTGTAGACAACGGCGTTTTTTTAAGCTGGAGGTATTTAAACAACGATCCAGATGATATCTCTTTCAATATATATAAAAATGGAACCAAAGTGAACACATCACCCATAAGCGATGTGACAAACTACGTGGACACCACTGGTTTCGACAGCTCGCAATATCAGATCTCCACCGTTATTGCAGGCAAAGAGCAAATGCAACCGGAGGTTGTATCGGTCTGGCATAACGATTATCTACCTATTCCGCTCGATAAACCGGCCGATGGTCGGACTAAGGATGGCGGAACGTACTCCTATTATGCTGGAGATGCTTCCGTAGCTGACTTGGACGGGGATGGCGAGTATGAAATTGTCTTCCTGTGGAGTCCAAGCAATTCCAAGGACAATTCGCAGGCGGGCTATACGGGGAATGTCTATATCGATGCCATCAAACTGGATGGCACAAAGCTGTGGAGGATTGACCTGGGAGTCAACATCCGCGCCGGAGCGCATTATACGCAGTTAATGGTGTATGACCTCGATGGCAATGGAAAGGCTGAGGTTGTTGTCAAGACGGCGGACGGCACGAAGGACGGCCAAGGCGCGGTCATTGGTGACGGCACGAAGGATTATCGCAATGACGGCGGATACATACTTTCAGGTCCAGAATATCTCACGCTGTTTAACGGTGAGACTGGCGCGGCTGTATCCACTGTGAATTATGATCCGCCAAGAGGCAACGTCAGTGACTGGGGTGACGGCTATGGCAACCGTGTAGACCGTTTCCTTGGCGGCATCGCTTATCTGGACGGTACGAAGCCAAGTGTCGTGATGAGCCGGGGTTATTATACCCGCACAGTGCTTGTTGCTTATGATTATGTTGGCGGGGAACTCGTCAAGCGCTGGACGTTCGACACAAACGAAGCAGGATCACAATATCAATCACAGGGCAACCACAATCTAAGTGTGCTGGATGTCGACAAGGACGGCAAGGACGAAATTATGTTTGGCGCCTTGGCCATTGACGATGACGGCAGCTTGATGTACAGCACCGGACTCGGCCACGGTGACGCCATGCACGCCGGCCAGCTCGATCCGAACCGGGAGGGCTATCAGGTCGTAAGTGTGCATGAGCATTCCGATGCGGCATACGGGCTGGAGATGCGCGATGCGGCAACAGGTGAAATCCTCTGGGGTGAGAAAACAGGTTTTGACACCGGTCGCGGGATGTCGGCGGACATTGATCCGAACTATCCGGGTTACGAATCATGGGCCACGACTATTACCAACGGGCAAAGTGTACCTGTAACCAATACCTATTCAGCAGCCGGAGAGGCTATCTACACTGTGGACGAAGGGCCCAAAACCGCCAATTTCGCCATCTGGTGGGATGGAGATCTTCAGCGGGAGCTGTTGGACCATGAGTGGGATAATAGCACAGCCAAAGGAATTCCGCTCATCTATAAGTGGGATTACCAAAACAAAAAGCTGAATGAAATCTTCCGGGCAACCGGTACGTTAACGAACAACCATACCAAAGGCAATCCAGCACTCCAGGCGGACATTCTGGGCGACTGGCGTGAGGAGCTTCTGCTGCGGAGCGAAGATAGTTCGGAGTATCGTCTCTACACAACGACCATTCCTTCAGACTACCGCATCCCTACGCTGATGCAGGACCCTGTGTATCGACTTGGCGTAGCCTGGCAAAATGTATCCTACAACCAGCCGCCTCATACCGGGTTTTATCTTGGAGCGGAAGCTACAGCATTCCCTAAAGCCGATCTGGCGCTGACTCTCGAAGCTGAAATGCTGGAGCCGGTCTACCGCTTTAATTTCGGTACAGAGACTGAGTCAGGAAGTACGAACATACAGGATACGCTCTACACACAAGATCCGGGATACGGCTTCAAGGATACAAGTGGTGTTACGGTAGGGGCAAACCAGGTTTCGGTCGCTACAGGTACGACATTTGCTGTTGACCTGCCAAATGCCAACTATAAGGTGACGCTGCGATTGGGCAATGATGCAAATGACTCGAACGTTGGAGTCAAATCCGAATTCGTCCAGAAGCTCGCCTTAACCAATGTGACAGCAGGAGCACCGCTGGAGTATTCCTATAATGTCGCATTAGTGGATGGACAGCTCGATCTTCTCTTCACAGGTACAGCCATAGACATCCAAGACGTCATCATTGAGAAATATCCAGAGAAAGCGGCTGGTGCGGCAACAACGATCTATATGGCTGGTGATTCAACCATGCAATCGTACAGTGAAGCGCAGGCTCCTCAAGAAGGATGGGGGCAGCAGTTTGGACGTTATTTCTCCAATGGGGCAGTGATAGTGAACGATGCGATCGGCGGTCGAAGCAGCAAATCGTTTATGGTAGACGGTCGTCTCGATACAATCCTGCAACGAAT
Proteins encoded in this region:
- a CDS encoding SDR family NAD(P)-dependent oxidoreductase, producing MGKLQDKVAVITGGASGIGAATARLFVSEGAKVVLVDLNEEKGKAFEQELKALKAEALFIKANITSEEEVSEIFKQTVEAFGQVDIVFNNAGIGRVHPTHELDYAEWRNTVNVDLDGVFLVARESIREMLKIGGGTIVNTASMYGWVGSPGSAAYNAAKGGVVNLTRSLALEYAEQNIRVNSLCPGFIDTPIIPEESKQALSAATPMKRLGQAEEMAKAVLFLASDDSSYMTGNSLIIDGGYTAQ
- a CDS encoding AraC family transcriptional regulator — its product is MVHTVSYAFRNDDTSIMTLDSIGWQIVSSEEYRCPSDDRPDPGHVVFQYTLNGQGYLDIENQTIPLPKGHALLVKISGEHCYYYKQENNEPWEFIWINIRGDEANRIWDMMHDNEGHVIRRNADSPLIQELWQIIHLIHQEKVTDKYRLSMQVYRWLLILVQTSRDAEKDIGALSITTIEKCKKFIRENYASPLTLDLLASHCDINKHYLCRLFQKSEKTSPLAYLKDRRIEVAIRLLRTTELPISQIGQQCGFESPSYFGKVFRQYMSMSPKEYRLNKLEFPYEAIYYE